From Simonsiella muelleri ATCC 29453:
CAATCTTTTTAATTCTAAACCAAAAGATTGCGTGGTGGCTTGGCTGCTGATTGCCACATCGGCATCACCGCGTAATACCATATCGGTGATGTCATTGGGTGCGCCTTGTTTGACGCTGAATTTAACATCAGAATGTGCGTGTAAAAATTGCATGACACTTTCAGGCAGCCTGAAACGTGCCAAAGTTGGGGTGGTGGCGATGGTTAATTCACCTTTGTTGGTGTGGGTAAATTCGTGTCCGATTTGTTTGATTTGTTGGGTATCACGCAAAATGCGTTCGGCGATTTCCAGAACAGCGCGACCTGCGGGGGTAACTGCTACCATGCGTTTGCCACTGCGAATAAAAATTTGCACTCCTAATTCTTCTTCTAGCAAACGAATTTGTTTGGAAACGCCAGGTTGAGACGTGAATAATCGCTCTGCGGCTTCGGAGACGTTTAAGTTACACCGAAAAGTTTCCACTGCGTAACGCAATTGTTGCAATTTCATGACAGACTTTCCAAGTAAACAAAATTTAACAATGTAACATAAGCCAGCTTTTCACACAAAATTCCGTTAAAACTCACTTCGCAAATGA
This genomic window contains:
- a CDS encoding LysR substrate-binding domain-containing protein, which translates into the protein MKLQQLRYAVETFRCNLNVSEAAERLFTSQPGVSKQIRLLEEELGVQIFIRSGKRMVAVTPAGRAVLEIAERILRDTQQIKQIGHEFTHTNKGELTIATTPTLARFRLPESVMQFLHAHSDVKFSVKQGAPNDITDMVLRGDADVAISSQATTQSFGLELKRLICEHWGYAILLPQSHPLAKLPEIELADIIAEPLLTYEYMLQNDAPLGRALARTDVKDCRIALAANDYELLQTYVKMGLGVGLVDAAVTQAIDDELILRDVSHLFTPDSVQLIVRQDLLLSNYIYDFFECFSPNLTRERVNKLLYAPPVDDFSI